The window GTACCCCTACTTCGCGGCCATCGGGTTGGCTGATCTGGGGCTGACCGCGTGAGCGGGGAGCGTCCGGACGACGCGCGCGACCCCGAGGACACGGCCGGCCCCGCAGCAGCGGCCGACGGTGCCGACGGGGTCGACGGCCAGGAGGCCCGGCGCGCGTCCGACCCGGACGCTCCGTTCCACGGTCTCCGCAGTGCCGCGGACATCTTCGGCGCCCCGCGGGGCGAGGAGGACTGGCCCTCGCGCCGGGAACGCCGCGAGGCCGAGCGGACCGCACGGGAGACCGGCGCACCGTTGCCCGAGCCGTTCGAGGCGGCGGCTCCGGTGCTGGACGACGGTGCGACGCAGGCCATCTCGATGCCCGAGCAGCTGTCGGCGCCGTCCGAGAGCCCCGACGCCGCCGCCGAGCACGAGCGCTCCACCCTGCACGACCGCATCCCGCCGGCCGCCGTCGTGCCGCCGAACCCGACCGCGCCGCACCCGTCGTCGATCGTGCTGCCCACCGCGCAGACCCACCGTGACGAGCGCGCTGCGGCGTCGAAGGCCATCGAGGACGAGCGTCGCCGCGTCGACCCGTTCGGCGAGGGCCGTGCCGACGTCGACTGGCTCGGCCGTGCGACCGGCCCCGGCGCACCCGTCCCGTCCACCGGGCCCGTCGCACACCAGCCGCTCGGCGTCGAGAACGTGCTGCCCCCGTCCGAGGAGCCGCCGAGCTTCACCGACCTGCTCCGGATCGCCGGCACGGGATCCGTGCCCACGAAGGGCGCCGGACCGGACCGGCCCTTCGACTGGGCCATCCGCGACGACGAGACCGGCGAGGTCCCGACGACCCTGACCGGCGACTCCTTCGACACGACGGCGTTCGGTGGCGGCGGTTCGTGGTCGCTGGCGGACGAGACCGACGCCGAGGACGAGGTCGTCTCCGGCGAGGTCGACACCCCGGTCGACGGCGTCCCTCGGGCGCAGCGGACGTTCCCGGTGCCGCCGGCCGTCCCGACTGCTGCTGCGGTGCCGCCGGCTGCTGCCGTGCCGCCGGCTGCTGCCGTGCCGGCTCCCGCTGTGCCGACCGCGGATGGTGCTGCCGGGCGGCCGGCGACTCCCGCGGAGCCGACCGAAGCCCTGGACACGACCCGCTCGGCCGCCGAGGGAGACGGGGCGGACGCTGCCACGGGCCTCCCGGACGCCGCGACCACCGCGCTGCCGGTCGCCGGCACGCCCTGGTGGTCCGAACCCGACGCGACCGTGCCGCCGACCGCTGCGCCGCCCCTGGTCGAGCCCGCTGCGTCGCCCGCGTACCCGGCACACCTGCCACCGGCCGTGGGCCAGGACCTGGACGCCGTGCTCGGCCTGCGCCGGGACGACACCGGTGCGCAGCCCGCGGCGTTGCCGGCCGCTGCGCCGGACGAGCTGGACCAGTCCGAGTGGGACGGCCGCGAGACCAGCGACACGAGTGCGATCAAGGACCTGTTCGGTACCGAGGCCGTCGGGCAGCTCGGTGGCACGGGGTACGACCCGGAGGACACCGGGACGCGCATGATGCCGGCGGCCGCGGTGCCGTCCGCCGCAGTGGCCGGTGCGGGTGCAGGGGTGGGCGCCGGCGCTGGCACGTCGTCTGCTCCGGTGTCGTCGGGGCAGCCGGTCGAGCGTGACAACTTCATCAACCAGGGTGCTGCACGGCTCCGGAGCGAGGGCAAGCGCGGCAAGCAGCTGCTCGTCTACGGCTCGATCGCCCTGATCGTCGTGCTCATCGTCCTGGTGTTCCTGCTGTCGAAGTGGATCCTCGGGAACAACATCGCGGACCAGGCGATCGCGCCGACGAAGTCATCGGCTGCGGCGTCATCGGCGCCCGCGACTCCCTCGGCCGCGGCGTCCGCCGCCCCCTCGGACGAGGCCGCTGCTCCGGCTGCCACGCTCCAGTTCGCCACCACGCCCGCGCTGCCAGGCGAGCACGCCTGGACCGACCTGGCCGGCGGGGAGTGCCTGTCGCCGTTCACCAACGCCTGGGCGCAGAGCTTCACGGTCGTCGACTGCGCGACGCCGCACATCGGGCAGCTCACCGCTCGGCTGACGGTGGACGGGGACGCGTACCCGGGGGCAGAGGCCCTCGCGACGCAGGCCGCCGACCAGTGCCAGTCGGACGCGGCGCTGAACGCCTCGGCGGCTGCGGCCGTCGGGGACGTGCAGGTGCAGGGGTCGTACGCGCCGGACCAGGCGACGTGGGACCAGGGCGACCGGTTCATCTCGTGCTTCGTGACGCGGTCGTCGGGGCAGGAGCTCACGGCGTCGTTGGCGCCGGGGGCGTAGGGGGCGTACGGGCTGCTGCGGGTGGTCGACGTGGAACGACACCGTCGACGTCGTACGACATCGATCTCGTCGCTGGTTGCGCGCCGGTGATGCCCGCGTGTGCAACGAACGACATCCCCGACGTCGTGCGACGTCGGGGATGTCGTTCGGGGTCGGGCGCTCGCCGGGTCAGGCGGACGCGGGGACCTTCGCCGACACGTCGGACAGGGTCTGCAGCTCGTCGGCGCTGAGTTCGAGCTCCGCCGAGGCCAGCAGCGCCGGCAGCTGCTCGGTGTTCCGGGCGCTCGCGATCGGCGCGACGACGTCCGGCTGTGCCTGCAGCCATGCCAGGGCGACGGTCGCGAGCTCGGTGTCGCGGGCCTCGGCGATGGTGGACAGGGCGTCGACCACGGCGAGTCCCTCGTCGTTGAAGTAGCCCGAGACCTGGCCCTCGCGGTCCTTACCGGCGAAGTCCTCCTTCGAGCGGTACTTGCCGGTCAGGAACCCGGCGGCGAGTGCGAAGTACGGCACGACGCCGAGGCGGTGCGCGTGGGCGAGCGGCGCGATCTCGGACTCGTAGGGCTCGCGGGTGACCAGGTTGTAGTGCGGCTGGATCGCCACCGGCTGCGCGAGGCCGTTCTCGGTCGCGATGCGGATCCACTCCTCGGCGCGGTCCTTCGAGTAGTTCGAGATCGCCGTGTAGCGGACGATGCCGTCCTTGACGAGCTGGTCGAAGGCGCGGACGGTCTCCTCGAGCGGGGTCGACTGGTCGTCGAAGTGCGCGTAGTACAGGTCGATGCGGTCGGTACCCAGGCGCTGCAGGCTGGCACGTGCGGCAGCGGCGACGGTGTCCGCACCGAGGCCCTGGAACTGCGGGTGCTGCGAACCCTTCGTGGCGATGACGACGTCGTCCCGCTTGCCCGAGGCCGCGAGCCACGAACCGATGACCCGCTCGGACTCGCCGCCCTCGTTGCCGGGAGCCCACGCGGAGTACACGTCAGCGGTGTCGATGAAGTCGCCGCCCGCCGCGGTGTAGGCGTCGAGGACCTGGTGGGAGGTCGACTCGTCCGCTGTCCACCCGAAGACGTTGCCGCCGAGGGCGAGGGGGAACACGTGGAGGTCACTGGTACCGATGCGGGGCATACGGGGTCCTTTCGTGGTCGGGCGAGCGGTCCTCCGTGTGAACCGCTCCGCTGCCGACGCTATGCCCCGAGGCTTGACACGGCCCCGGTGGCTGCGGGTTGCATGGAGCCATGACCGTGCTCACCGATGCCCTCGCCGACCCCCGATCCTCGGTTCGCCTGCAGGCCGTGATGGCAGCCGGGACGACCCCGGACGCGGGCGACCTCGACGTGCTCGTCGAACAGTGCGCCGTCGAACCGGACTTCTTCGTCCGCGACATGCTCACGTGGGCGCTCACCCGGCACCCGTCCGACGACGTCGTTGCGCGCGTGCTCCCCGAGCTCGCCCGTCCCGAACCGCAGGCCCGCAGCCAGGCGCTGCACACGCTGTCGAAGGTCGGCGACCCAGCGGCGTGGCCGTCGGTGCGCCCAATGCTCGCGGACCACGACGACGAGGTGCTCCGGGCCGCCTGGCGGACCGCCGTCGCACTCGTGCCCGACGACGAGCGGGCTGAGCTCGCCCGGACGCTCGCGGTGCAGCTCGGGGTCGGTCCACGTGAACGACGACTCAGCCTGTCGCGGGCACTGGTCGGGCTGGGCGAGGAGACGGTGGCGCCGGTGCTCGCGGCGGCTGCGGATCGCGGCTCCGGTGGTGTGCGGGACCACGTCGCCGACACCGAGCGGCTGTTGCACGACCCGGACGCTGCGTCAGCGCTCGCCCTCGAGCGGGCTCGGCGCGAGGTGGCGCTCGGCCGCACCCGATCCGCCAAGGGGTGAGTGCGGCCGTGGACGGCACCGGCTGACGGACGGGAGGCCCGCTGCGGACACGGCCACGGGCCTCCCGGTCGACATGGGGCGGGCCGGTCGCTGCGGGGCGGGCCGGGCTCGGCCGCGAGGCGGGCCGGTCTCGGCCGCGAGGCTCGCTCGAGGTTCCACAACACGCCGCGTGCGCGACGCCGAGGTTCCACGGACGGCCCCTGGGCGCGTCGAGGTTCCGAGATTTCGGAACCTCACCGGACGGGGCACCGGACGGGGGGCACCGGACGGGGGGGGCACCGGACGGGGGCGCCGGACGCGCGGGCACGCCCGCGCCCGTCAGTCGGCGTCGGGGGCCAGCCAGATCGCGGTCGCGGCGGCGGCCGGCAGGTCGACGAGCGCCTCGGCACCGTCCTCCCCGCGCCGCGAGACCGCGATGACCCCGGCGTAGTCCCGCACCCGCTCGACGCGCAGGTGGGTGCCGAGGCCGACCCCGAGCTCGTCGAAGTACCGCAGCAACGAGGGGTCATCGTCGGACACCCGGTCGACCGTCCCGCACGCACCGGGCTCGATCGCACCGAGCAGGACGCCGAGCGTGGCGGGCACGGTGCCGTCCGCTGCAGGGATCGGGTCGCCGTGCGGGTCGTGCGTCGGGTGCCCCAGGTCGGCGTCGACCCGGTCGAGGAACCGCTCCGACACCGCGTGCTCGAGCGCCTCTGCCTCGGTGTGGACCTCGTCCCACGTGTAGCCGAGCCGTGACACCAGGAACGACTCGATCAGCCGGTGCCGCCGGACCATCGCCACCGCGACCTGCTGCCCCAGCGGGGTGAGCACGACGCCGTAGTACGGGGTGTGCTCGATGAGGCCGTCGCGGTCGAGCTTCTTCAGGTTGCCGGACACCGTCGAGGCCGAGACCTTCAGCGTCGCCGCGATGTCCCGCGTGGCCAGTCCGGCGCCGCCGCGCTCCCCGGCCTTCCAGATGAGCTTGACGTAGTCCTCGGCCATGGTCGACAACGAGGGCAGGCGCATACCGCCAATCGTACGGCTGCACTGGTACAACCGGGACGTGCACCAACCCCGTCGTCGCCGCTGGCCGGTCCCACCCTCGCTGCTCATCGGCCTCGCGCCGCTCGTGGTCTTCGCGGCGATCAGCGCGTGGCGGTCACGGCCGAGCGACGACTACCCGACGCTCGGCCAGACGGTCGACAGCGTCGTCCGTGCGTTGGTCGTCCCCGAGGGCATCGCCGCCGTCGCGCTCGCCGTGGTCGTCACCGGCCTCGGCTGGTGGCGGATCGCAACCGTCGACCGCACCCGGACGCCACTGCGGTGGTCCGCGCTGGCCCCGGCCCTGGTGCTCGTGGTGTGCCTGGTGCGGCTGCCCCTGATCGACTGGACGGCGCTGCCCGCGCACTACTTCCTGCTGCTCACCGTCGGGGTGCTGTTCGTCGGGGTGTTCGAGGAGCTGATTGCCCGGGGCATGCTCCTGGTCGGGCTGCGGCGCCGGGTGCCCGAGTTCGGGGTGTGGGCGCTGTCGTGCGTGCTGTTCGGGTTGCTGCACCTGCTCAACGCGCTCGCCGGAGCCGGGATCGGGCCGACGCTGATCCAGGTCGTGTTCGCGGCGTCGTTCGGCTCCACGCTGTACGTCGCCCGACGGGTCACCGGTTCGTTGCTCGTCCCGGTGCTGCTCCACGCGTTCTGGGACTTCGGGTCGATCGGGTACTCCGCAACCGCCGATCCGTCGGACACCGGTCGCGTCGTCGTCCTCGGTCTGATCGGACTGTTCTCGTTCGCCGTGCTGGGCTTCGGGATCGTCGCGGGCGGCATGGTCGCGTGGCGCGACGACCGTCCGCGTCGCCTGGCGAAGCGGTGGCGTTCGGTGCCTCCGATGGCGGCCTTCGCCCTGGAGGCCCGTGGCGACTTGGCAGCGCCGGCCACGGCCCGGTAGCCGCGCCCGGCTCCAGAGCCCGGCGCGCTTCCGTGCCGCACAACCAAAGTGCGTCCGAGCCGCGCGAAAACGCGGCGCGGATGCACTTTGGTTGTGCGCAGCGCCCGGCCCGCCCCGCCAGCGCGGCAGAGCCCGGTGGGAGCCGTCCGTCAGGGCTTGCGGCCGACGGCGAAGACCCGGCGGAACGGGTACACGGTGCCGTGGGCGCTCGCCGGGTACGCCTCGCGCAGCGCCGCCCGGTACCGGTCGACGTACTCCGCCGTCAGCGCACCGGAGGGGTCGGCGGTGTCGAGGGCAGCCAGAGCGGGTCGCAACCCGGTGCCGCGCACCCAGTCGAGCACCGGGTCCTCGCCCGGCAGCAGCTGCGCGTAGGTGGTCTCCCAGGCGCGGGCCACGAACCCGGCGTCGAGCATGATGCCGAGGTAGCCGGCGGGATCGAGCACCGGGTCCGACCGCAGCACACCGTCGAGCGCCGGGGCCCACGGGCCGGAGGCCCCGATCGACCGCATCAGCGCGTGCGACGGGGACCCGAAGTTGCCCGGTACCTGCATCGCGAACCACGACCCGGACGGCATCGCGTCGAGCCACCGCGGCAGCAGCGCCACGTGCGACGGTA of the Curtobacterium sp. TC1 genome contains:
- a CDS encoding septum formation family protein; translated protein: MSGERPDDARDPEDTAGPAAAADGADGVDGQEARRASDPDAPFHGLRSAADIFGAPRGEEDWPSRRERREAERTARETGAPLPEPFEAAAPVLDDGATQAISMPEQLSAPSESPDAAAEHERSTLHDRIPPAAVVPPNPTAPHPSSIVLPTAQTHRDERAAASKAIEDERRRVDPFGEGRADVDWLGRATGPGAPVPSTGPVAHQPLGVENVLPPSEEPPSFTDLLRIAGTGSVPTKGAGPDRPFDWAIRDDETGEVPTTLTGDSFDTTAFGGGGSWSLADETDAEDEVVSGEVDTPVDGVPRAQRTFPVPPAVPTAAAVPPAAAVPPAAAVPAPAVPTADGAAGRPATPAEPTEALDTTRSAAEGDGADAATGLPDAATTALPVAGTPWWSEPDATVPPTAAPPLVEPAASPAYPAHLPPAVGQDLDAVLGLRRDDTGAQPAALPAAAPDELDQSEWDGRETSDTSAIKDLFGTEAVGQLGGTGYDPEDTGTRMMPAAAVPSAAVAGAGAGVGAGAGTSSAPVSSGQPVERDNFINQGAARLRSEGKRGKQLLVYGSIALIVVLIVLVFLLSKWILGNNIADQAIAPTKSSAAASSAPATPSAAASAAPSDEAAAPAATLQFATTPALPGEHAWTDLAGGECLSPFTNAWAQSFTVVDCATPHIGQLTARLTVDGDAYPGAEALATQAADQCQSDAALNASAAAAVGDVQVQGSYAPDQATWDQGDRFISCFVTRSSGQELTASLAPGA
- a CDS encoding aldo/keto reductase; this translates as MPRIGTSDLHVFPLALGGNVFGWTADESTSHQVLDAYTAAGGDFIDTADVYSAWAPGNEGGESERVIGSWLAASGKRDDVVIATKGSQHPQFQGLGADTVAAAARASLQRLGTDRIDLYYAHFDDQSTPLEETVRAFDQLVKDGIVRYTAISNYSKDRAEEWIRIATENGLAQPVAIQPHYNLVTREPYESEIAPLAHAHRLGVVPYFALAAGFLTGKYRSKEDFAGKDREGQVSGYFNDEGLAVVDALSTIAEARDTELATVALAWLQAQPDVVAPIASARNTEQLPALLASAELELSADELQTLSDVSAKVPASA
- a CDS encoding HEAT repeat domain-containing protein, with product MTVLTDALADPRSSVRLQAVMAAGTTPDAGDLDVLVEQCAVEPDFFVRDMLTWALTRHPSDDVVARVLPELARPEPQARSQALHTLSKVGDPAAWPSVRPMLADHDDEVLRAAWRTAVALVPDDERAELARTLAVQLGVGPRERRLSLSRALVGLGEETVAPVLAAAADRGSGGVRDHVADTERLLHDPDAASALALERARREVALGRTRSAKG
- a CDS encoding metal-dependent transcriptional regulator: MRLPSLSTMAEDYVKLIWKAGERGGAGLATRDIAATLKVSASTVSGNLKKLDRDGLIEHTPYYGVVLTPLGQQVAVAMVRRHRLIESFLVSRLGYTWDEVHTEAEALEHAVSERFLDRVDADLGHPTHDPHGDPIPAADGTVPATLGVLLGAIEPGACGTVDRVSDDDPSLLRYFDELGVGLGTHLRVERVRDYAGVIAVSRRGEDGAEALVDLPAAAATAIWLAPDAD
- a CDS encoding CPBP family intramembrane glutamic endopeptidase codes for the protein MHQPRRRRWPVPPSLLIGLAPLVVFAAISAWRSRPSDDYPTLGQTVDSVVRALVVPEGIAAVALAVVVTGLGWWRIATVDRTRTPLRWSALAPALVLVVCLVRLPLIDWTALPAHYFLLLTVGVLFVGVFEELIARGMLLVGLRRRVPEFGVWALSCVLFGLLHLLNALAGAGIGPTLIQVVFAASFGSTLYVARRVTGSLLVPVLLHAFWDFGSIGYSATADPSDTGRVVVLGLIGLFSFAVLGFGIVAGGMVAWRDDRPRRLAKRWRSVPPMAAFALEARGDLAAPATAR
- a CDS encoding methyltransferase domain-containing protein, which produces MRWDPSRYAAFADDRGRPFHDLVAQVAWSADTREAPSRVVDLGCGPGALTATLAARWRSSQVVGIDSSAEMLASAGTDPALADLPNLSFELGAIEDWTPGPTDDVVVTNAALQWVPSHVALLPRWLDAMPSGSWFAMQVPGNFGSPSHALMRSIGASGPWAPALDGVLRSDPVLDPAGYLGIMLDAGFVARAWETTYAQLLPGEDPVLDWVRGTGLRPALAALDTADPSGALTAEYVDRYRAALREAYPASAHGTVYPFRRVFAVGRKP